CCACGGTTTGAACCCATGACCTTGAGGTCAAACGAAGACAACTCAACCGTAGATTCCGTAGATGTAGgtagttatttttaaaattagaattataaAGATGCCATTGTTGGAATAGAAAAACTAGACACTGACATCTTTGGAACAAGCAAAGAAAAGCCCAAAACAGGAGAAATACCTGTTGCAAAAGTGGATTTTGCTGCTGGGCAGAAAACTGCTTAGGATTTCCTCCAAGAGAAGGCATAGTAAGCAGGGTGCTGTGCCCCTGCTGCTGCACTTGCTGATACTTCTGCAAAAACTTTTCCCTTTGATCTGGAGCTATTTCAGTTCTTTGACGAATCTGCACATGAATATCAAATTGAACCAGCACTGTAAGAGGTAAATATTCAACATATACAATAACACGCTACATAGAACAACCCTTCCATTCAACCAGTCAACAGCAGCAAGAAAAAGAATGTACCTATACTGAGTAAAAGTTTCTAGGCCTAGCAGTGTACTTAGCATGCGATAATCTTAAAATATTCGTTCAGATGTACAGATTCAGATTTTAACTTTGAATCTGACACAACTACATGTCTATTGGTACTCAGCAATCAATATTATAACACATTCTAATTGCACATACTTCTGGCATAAATGAATCTCTCCTACTTTGAAAAAACACAAAAGCTTGCCCCAAAAAAACATATGACCACCATATATCATACTAAAATTTAAGACAATTTACCGCATCACTTTGGTTCTGGAATGGACTTCCAGGTCTCCATTGCATGCCAGGAACCACAGATGGGGAGAAAACTCTACTAGATACAGCTGCAGCCTCATTAATGGCATTAGAGTCAGCTGAGGCAGCTTCATTAGCCTTCCCAACCTGAGGCAAAATCAATCTGCTATTACTTAATGGGGATACAAGAGGCTGCACCATCCCACTACTTCCACCAAGTCTATCATCAGCTGCCAACATGTTCCTCTTAGTTATTTCAGAGGCTGAAGGGACTGAACCAAGGGTTCCATTGTTAGAAACCATGTTCCCAGCACCAAGAGGGATGCTAGCTGCTGCTTGATTTGAAAGGTTGTTTCGGCCAATGCTCCTTAGTGCTGCATCAGAAAGCGATGGGGATGGTCTCCGGCCAGGGAAACTATTAATCTCTTCTTCCTTCAAAGAGGAAGATTGATTCGCAGAAGGTGAATTCGCAGCATTAGCATTCTCCATGGGACTCCGAACTGAATTCGAACCAGAAAGGACCAATCCAGCAGCTGGTGCACTGGACAAATTATGCGTAGAAACATTCACAGAAAGAGGAGTAGCATGGTTGCCAGCTGGTGTGGAAGTAGCAGAAATAATTCCACTAACTTTCGCAGGTGGAGTTCTTGCACCAATGTCAGAATTGCTATCCTGGGATGCTGTGTCATCAGCTTGCTCCTGGAAGAAGAGGAAACACCCTGATGATTAGAAGTCAAAGTTTCCTGGAAATGGAATCAACAATATTGTTCATCAATTTAAAATGGCAGATGCACGCTTGTTTCTACACTCACCAGGTGAAATACCAATAATTATCTGAAAATCTTAACTACTATTACTCTTAATTAGACAGATGCTTTAAGATCACATCATAAAAATTGCTTAAAGGccaaacaaaaggaaatagataGCCCTTTTTTTATGGCATGAAAAAAATAACATCCTAACATTTAATCCCTCAAAAGTTTTCTGAAACCATCCATTCTTATGTTTTCATATCAACAACATTGACTCCTGCATCCTTCCATATAAACATAAACATGAAATACATACAGATGTTTGTGAGGCAGATGCAGATGCTGATTGTGATGCTGAGACAGCCAAAGTATTCTTCAAGCTGAGACTAGGAGTAGCCTaccagaaaacaaaacaaatcaGGAGTTCCAAAAGGAATTGTACTTACAAGTTAACCAAAAGGGAATGCGATAGGAACCTAGGGTCAAAATAACCAATAAAAACAGGGTAACTCAGTGCATTAGACTCCCACAATTAAGAGGTTCATGGAGGGTATCTTGTAAAGAGTTAACCACTTCCGAAATTAAAATCCGCATCACCCATCAATTAAACGTTAGACTTCTATAATACATTACCATCATAAACTGCATAGCCCAGCAAGGAATCCAGCAAAATTTGCCAACGTGAAAAATTAATCAATGACCCAATGTGGTAAATTGAATCTACATTTGCTTCAATATGTATTACTGAATGATCCCTTGTATACTTGCATCAAAACAATCGTGAGCAAACAAATACCTTAGATAGGCCAGGGGGGATTGTAACAAGATCTTCAAGAGTCTCCACCTTATCTAAAGGCAATGAGCTGTATAGTTCATCAACATCGCTGAATTCATCAAAGTCCTCCTgcagaaaaatgaaaaatagaagaaacagAAAAGTTACAATAAGTCGTTCACTATTGCAAATTGTCAAGCATTATGGTATGATATGTTCAGGTGGTTAAGTTTGAAGGGAAACAGAAGGTTAGGTTTTCATTCATACAGCAACAAAGACAACAAATAACTACTAAGCCTTGTGTACTGGATGAGGCCAGCTAAATAGCCTCAATAATTCTTCAGTGCCATACTCCTATCATGAACCATGTCAACAGTCTAAGAAAATTGAGACAAACAGCAGCAGCAGTAGCAACGACGACAACAAGAAAGCCTTATCTTTCTAGGTGGAGTCAGTTACGTGGATCAAACAACGTCATTGTGCCCTTTCATAAAATGATAGTGAAGAAAGATGTAAAAATGTTTATAAAAATGAATACATAAAGATCGGAAGGTTAAATGACAGCATCTCATTTTGAGTCATCTTCAAAAAACAGAGCAACGTTAATTCAATCCCCTCCAAGCACCTCTATCAAAGCATAATGCATTAAGCACTCACTCCAAATTAACAACCAAATCAGTGCCCAACTTTTTTAGGTATGATAATTAGACAAACCTGATTACGCTCTACATAATCATCCAAGAAATCCTTGACATCATTAACCTGCTCCGGACTTAACTCATCATTGTCTAATAGCCTCaagataaattcacatttctttATATGAGCCTTGTGCCGAGTAATTGATGTCTCTAGATGTGtctgagaaagaagaaaaacatgacatgatgTAAGTGACCGTTCAAAAGGTCAACCATCATTTTAACAGAAATGCTTttgagattttgaaaacagTTGATCTTTGCAGAGCAAAGAAATGTATGAATGTTTCATACCAATCTAGGTGGCCTGTTCTTTCCTTTCTTGACAGAAAGCCCTTCAAGCTCAGCTTCAAAGTTATCAATCTGAGATTCTAACTCCCCAACCTACTcgaatatttaaaaaaaaattatgagagCCAGGCACATCattcaaattaatattttatgaaatttaaaCAACATATCATCAAAGAGAAATGCAACATAAATTTCCAATAAACAGTCAACCTACACAAGAAATTTTATCATGTTGCAATAAGCATGGATATTGGATAATGGATACAAAGCAAACAAGGCTGAGAATTAGCTATCCAACAGTAAGAACACGATGGCAGAAAAGCTATAAACACAAACAAGTTTTAGCCATACTTTGGATGCAAGCACAATAAGCAAACTGGAAAATTATTCAAAGGAATTGACTTCATACCACATTGTTCAACCAATCCCTTGTCTCTGATTTAGCCTTCTCTTTTGGATCCTGTGAGAAAATAGCAAAACACAACGCTCAGCACAAAGAAGGCATAACAAGTAATACAAAACTAGAAAAATAGCAAAGGAGCCTTTTTTTTGGCATGGTCAGACTTACAGTCTTAGGCTGTTGACCTAAGCCTTCCTTAGAGAATGCTTTGGTCTTTGTCTCCTTTTCACATATCTTAAACCTTTCCATTTCACGTTCAATTAACTTGCGCGCATCCACTAGAGCTTGCTCATAAGAGGCACTAACCTATATCAAAATGTGCCAAAAAAGAGAAACCATATTATCACAATGAACCGAGGCAGCACAACCACCAAAACACAATAGCCCCCCCATCCCCGCAAGAAAAGGGTATGCAACAAAGCAGGCCAATATACGCATTATTATCATTTACTCAATGGGTTCAAAATGACACAATCATACTCATACCGACATACATCCACTGCATGTGAATTCCTTGAAATCACATCACATCACATTCATCTAAAATTTCCAAGATTAACTCATTTCACCAACCATCAGAATTCAGCTATTCAGCATATGTATAAAACCCTGATTGATTAAAAACCCAAAACACTGAAGGAACTAACATTCCAAATAAAAGAGCATAAATTCGGCATATTAGTGCGAAATTTAGTATAACAAGcaccatttttttattttttgtatagtCCATTTAGTATAAAGGGAATTTGAACATGCAGTATATCAAGCACCTTCTTGTCCTTGATTTCGCTGGACTGAATCCAAGTCTTAATTTGATCCCTGTACCTCTGAAGCTTCTTAATCTCCTTCTTGAGGTCTGCTTCAAACTTCTCCTTCTGGTTGGCATTATCTGTGTCGTAAACCTAACACAACCCAACCAACGCCGCCATTTCTCGCGTGAATTTTCGATCagcaaaatttaaaaagaaaattaagattttaGATTTGACCCAAAAAAAAGAGGTAGGACCTTGTTCCAGATACTATCAAAGACTTCAACACCTTCCTGGACTTTCTTGAGGACGCGATCGATCTCTCCCTGAAGCTTCCGACTCGCACCCATTGATTGCGACTCTCAATTCCAATATTCGCTCTATTTCCCCAAATTTCCCCCAATTGAAGCTTTCTAGGGTTTGTTTATGCGCTCACTTGCTAGTTCAGACTCAAAGTTCAGTGGTGAGTGGTGACGCGGAGATTCTACCACggtggctttttctttctcttccaaGTTTGGTTATCTTCTTTCGTCACTGGATGCACGTAGAGTCATAAACAGATAGTCGGGTCGGGTATAATTAAATTAGAATCCGGGCCTAAATTATTGCCAGTACCATAGTTATCAGAACCGAATCGACAATCAATCTGGCCAAATTATTTGGTCGTAAGTCACTATTCGGTGAATTACAGGTTAAATCGATTGATTcaatcataaataataattgaaaaagTATAGAGTATCAACATATTATCTGTcaacttctgccaactcttattaTATTTGTGTTTTATGGAAGTGTATTCGTAGATgtgtctaataattaatatattttaaatacatatataaagagacacatccagaaaatatatctataaagacacttctattaaaCGCAGTTATAAAAAAGTCATTTTTATTAGATACATCTATGAACACACTTCCATgaaacacaattataaataagagttggcagaagttgGCAGATATGATGTTGGTAATGTAGCGGAACcgataataattatataaaagatTAATCACCAAAAATACTCCCAAATTTTGTAAACGCTGACAATAATGTTTTCACTTTTATTATCGACAAAAATAtccttaaataatttaaaaacgtACATGAAATGCCCGTCTGTCAAGTGATGCCTTCTCCATTGATAGAAGTGTCTGATGGTAAACGAAAAAGCTTGTGTGAAAAATAGAGAGCTTACCTGGACTCGTTCCCAAATTTCCCAATCTAATAACTTTAATCCCTAATTAATAACCTAATTCCAACTAATGTATTAAGAAGTCACGGTAAAAGAGAGTAAAAGGGTTAACGCTGCAGTCATTGTtgcctcttcatcttctctttttcaagTCACTGTCGAAGACCATCGTCCGTCCACCGTCATCGCGGCAGTGGCTTGGAGGGGCATTGTCGCATCTTGGTGGTTGTTCATCTGACAAAATACACGTATTATCTTTGCCGTTAGGAACTTTGTGCCGTTTATGTTGTTGTGGTTATATGGTCTTTGATGAAAAAAATGGTAACTAAGTATGTGACAATGTGAATTTTCGGacattaaaattttgttttttggtGTATGCATTGTTTGCTGTATTGCATTGGTTTAGGATTTAGTTAGAGtcatttttttctgttttagaAGAACAATTTTAGTAGTTGATTGGAGCTCTGTTAGTATTAAAATGTTCTTTTTTCTACTTGGAGTTTCAAATGTCAGCACTCATAATATTCGTGATGCACCACATGAGTAGGTTAGAGAGCAATCAAAAGGGTGGAATGCAATATTCTGGCGGTACTGTTAGTAACATTGACAGAGTATGTGTGGATACTTGTAATTTAATTATGGTAAAAGGATAGTTTCTCGATTTAGGTTACATAGGGTTTAAGGACGTTCATTGGTTGGAGCCCAATTTTGACTTATCAAATGGTTTAAGGCCACTTAAGAGGGATGCTAATGTTGTTAGTATATGTGATGTTGCTATGAAAAATGGTAATAGGGTTCACTTGTGTTGTGAGCATCCTGTTCTAGAAAATTCTGAGTACGTAGATGAAGTAGAGGTAGAAGTTGTAGAGGTGGATGATGAGGATGTGTGTGATGATGATGAAAGGCAGGGAGAAGATGAGGTGATGGAGGATCAGTACAATGGTAATAAAGAAGTGGGTCAAGAGAAGGGTAATGTTGTTTCTGAGGTGCATGATGAAAACAACAATAGTGTAAAGACTACTAATATACTACCAACTGAGGCACCCCAAGTTGAGGGAGATCAAACTGCTAGACATGAAACCAATGAAGAGCAAAATAGGAAGGCCAAGCTATAGTAGTTGGTGAGTCAACCTCTAAGAATGTCGATAGATTTGATAGAAAGAGAATTAAAAAGAAACATGCAAGGCCACCACTATTGGGCACCACCAAATtaggagggaaaacaccaactAAAGAAGATAGAGGAGAAGTAGACTCTGCGCAGAAAAGTGTCAAGTGAAGATGTGAATCCACATGTTGAACCTGCAGTAGAAGGtaattttatttagaaaaattatGCGATTTAGGTATCATATAGATACTAAACTGCCATGTTGTTAACACCAGATATTTCCTTTTATGTTATTCTAGACGAGGATCAAAAAAAGGAGGGGGAAGGTAATTTAGCGCAATCAGAAAGAAGGAAGAGACACTCAAGTCCCCAACCATCAAGTCAAAGAATCATTCCTCCCAGGGACAATGAAGCTCCAACAGTGATTGTGCCTGTACATGAGTCTAATGCTGATAGAGTTGGTGGGAGTAGGAAAAATGAGTTCCAGTACAAGTTTGAGGATCTTCACAGTTTGGCTGAATCAGATGATGAAGACAGGGTTCTGGTATTTCCACAACACAATCCTCATGCACGCTTCGGCCAAGTTAGACTCGAGCTGGGCATGGAGTTTGTAACGATGCAAGAGTTTAAGGATGCTGTGAAGAAGTTTAATATCCAAATGGGAAGGGAAGTGTCTTTTTGAAGGTGGAGCCTTTAAGATGCAGAGTTATTTGTTATAATCAAGACTGTCCGTGGGAGGTATACTGTTCAAGGAGAAATTTTTCaccaaatttttaaatcaaGACTCTAGTTGATGAGCACACCTGTCCTAGGAGTAACAAATCTAGATCAGTAACATGTAAATGGGTTGTTGGAGAGTTAGTTAACAAGGTTAGAATTTCTCCTAATTTGCTACAAAGGGAGGCAGACGAGTCGTTTAAGATAGAATATGACATAAATGTAGGTAAGCGAATGATGTATAGGGTAATGGAGATGGCGAAGGACATTATTGAAGGTACGGAGAAGGAACAGTATGGGAAGCTACGTAATTATTTATGGGAGCTGCTTAAGGCGAATCCTGGTTCTACATGTACTATGAGCACACATCCACAGCCAGAGGGTTTGCCtaatgataaaccactattttatggtttatcttgtgtttaattgagtggtttttatcaagtctttacccacttattcatatgatttgcatggccTTACAACTCCTTCCTAGTCTTgatctatggttgaaaacttgctttttagaagtctttaatttgtgtattttaattctcctttataccattcgatgccgtgatctgtgtgttaagtgtttcaacctttatagggcaggaatgacttagaggatggagatgaagcttgcaaaaaatggaaggtacacaagaaactaaagagataaccagcgagcagcgacgcgcacgcatggctcacgcgtgcGCGCGACATGGAGAAAATTGcagtgacgcgtgcgcgtgcctgacgtgtacgcgtggattggagttcTGTAATATGACGCAAGCGCGTgcttgacgcgaacgcgtcacacGCCAAAACGACCagcgacgcgaatgcgtgacTGACGCAAACGCGTGACATGCGTGATCTGCAGAATTAACAGAAAACACTAGGGTGATTTCGGGCCGTGTTTTGACCCAATTTTTGGTCTAGAAACACAGACTAAAGcaagggaacatgcagagactcaataCAACATTTActattcacaattttagttttagatgtagtttttctagagagagaggctctctcatctctcttagtttttaggacttaggatttctcttaggttaggtttacttcttcttcattccaggttcaatgttcctttactttggtttctcttctatttttatttattctattactttgatttatgaattctcatgttagatttgattttatatttaatataatttgaggtatttcagatttatgattgctttcttttatttatgatataaataatttggatttttccccctttggctttggttgagtaattggtgacacttgagttattaAACTCGGTgctgattgaaaattggaatttgtTGATTGATTTGGATTCCTCTAACgctagtctttccataggagttgactaggattTGAGGAATCAAactgattagtccacttgactttcctttatttagtaagggttaactaagtgggagtaataaacaattctcatcacaactAATTAATAAGGATAACTAAGATGggatttccagttctcataccttgccaagagtttttctagttattaatttattttcttgccatctaaattccttgttcaaacctttcaaaaaaatccaaaagatacttttccataaccaataataaatcatacctccctgcaattccttgagagacgacccgagatttaaatacttcggttataaattttactgGGTTTGCTTTAATGACAAACAAGTTTTTGTACGAAaagatttttgttggtttagaagctatactttcaacggagcttatttgtaaaattctagaccacgcaagaaTCCGTTCGTCACCTAACTTTAGAAGTTTATATATATGCTTAGAGGCATGTAAGAGAGTGTTTAAGTGTGGTTGTAGGACTTTTATTTTCCTTGATGGAACCTTTATTAAGGGGTATTTTGGGGGACAACTACTCACGACTGTAGGACAAGACGGGAATAATCATCTATTTTCTATAGCATATAATGTGGTTGATGctgaaacaaaagaaaattggAAATGATTCTTGTAGCTACTTCATGAAGATATCGGGGATTATAAAGAATTTAGGTAGAATTTCATGAGTGACAAGTAAAAGGTAATTTATAAATCTTGATGACTTAGTTATTTGTATTTGTGCATCTCTGTTATATTATTGAATGTTGGTTTTGATATTTGGCTTAAGGGCTGGTTCCAACATTCCAAGAAGTCATGCAAAAGTACCACATAAATTTTGTGTGATACACATGTGGCAGAACTTGAACAAGAGATGGAAGGACAAATAGGAGCTTTGTGGCAGTGTACTCGGACAATGACcaatttagaattcaaaaatgcaATGGCCTATGTCAAGCGGATCAATGCAGGAGCTTGGGAGTACTTGTCAACTTATGAACAATCATCATGGTCGAAATCAGGATTTTTTTATTGGCCTAAAGTGGATAATGTTGCCAACAACATTGCTGAATCATTTAATCTTGAATCATTTA
Above is a genomic segment from Arachis stenosperma cultivar V10309 chromosome 1, arast.V10309.gnm1.PFL2, whole genome shotgun sequence containing:
- the LOC130936797 gene encoding uncharacterized protein LOC130936797 isoform X1 gives rise to the protein MGASRKLQGEIDRVLKKVQEGVEVFDSIWNKVYDTDNANQKEKFEADLKKEIKKLQRYRDQIKTWIQSSEIKDKKVSASYEQALVDARKLIEREMERFKICEKETKTKAFSKEGLGQQPKTDPKEKAKSETRDWLNNVVGELESQIDNFEAELEGLSVKKGKNRPPRLTHLETSITRHKAHIKKCEFILRLLDNDELSPEQVNDVKDFLDDYVERNQEDFDEFSDVDELYSSLPLDKVETLEDLVTIPPGLSKATPSLSLKNTLAVSASQSASASASQTSEQADDTASQDSNSDIGARTPPAKVSGIISATSTPAGNHATPLSVNVSTHNLSSAPAAGLVLSGSNSVRSPMENANAANSPSANQSSSLKEEEINSFPGRRPSPSLSDAALRSIGRNNLSNQAAASIPLGAGNMVSNNGTLGSVPSASEITKRNMLAADDRLGGSSGMVQPLVSPLSNSRLILPQVGKANEAASADSNAINEAAAVSSRVFSPSVVPGMQWRPGSPFQNQSDAIRQRTEIAPDQREKFLQKYQQVQQQGHSTLLTMPSLGGNPKQFSAQQQNPLLQQFNSQGSSVSSQSAIGLGVQSPGLSGISTTTLQQPPNSVHSPSGQQSLMSGVSKDADVGNSKIEDPQHQNFPDDSAVESTGSTGVGKSLISDDDLKSTFAADSPAGVSISLAEAGQTSRDIDLSPGQPLQPNQPTGNLGVIGRRNGTDLGAIGDSFTASSSSINPSGVRDQLYNLQMLEAAHYKLPLPRDSERPRAYTPRHPTITPSSYPQTQAPIVNNPAFWERVGLEPFGTDTLFYAFYYQQNTYQQYLAAKELKKQSWRYHKKYNTWFQRHEEPKVATDEYEQGTYVYFDFHIANDDLQHGWCQRIKTEFTFEYNYLEDELLV
- the LOC130936797 gene encoding general negative regulator of transcription subunit 3-like isoform X2; the protein is MGASRKLQGEIDRVLKKVQEGVEVFDSIWNKVYDTDNANQKEKFEADLKKEIKKLQRYRDQIKTWIQSSEIKDKKVSASYEQALVDARKLIEREMERFKICEKETKTKAFSKEGLGQQPKTDPKEKAKSETRDWLNNVVGELESQIDNFEAELEGLSVKKGKNRPPRLTHLETSITRHKAHIKKCEFILRLLDNDELSPEQVNDVKDFLDDYVERNQEDFDEFSDVDELYSSLPLDKVETLEDLVTIPPGLSKATPSLSLKNTLAVSASQSASASASQTSEQADDTASQDSNSDIGARTPPAKVSGIISATSTPAGNHATPLSVNVSTHNLSSAPAAGLVLSGSNSVRSPMENANAANSPSANQSSSLKEEEINSFPGRRPSPSLSDAALRSIGRNNLSNQAAASIPLGAGNMVSNNGTLGSVPSASEITKRNMLAADDRLGGSSGMVQPLVSPLSNSRLILPQVGKANEAASADSNAINEAAAVSSRVFSPSVVPGMQWRPGSPFQNQSDAIRQRTEIAPDQREKFLQKYQQVQQQGHSTLLTMPSLGGNPKQFSAQQQNPLLQQFNSQGSSVSSQSAIGLGVQSPGLSGISTTTLQQPPNSVHSPSGQQSLMSDVGNSKIEDPQHQNFPDDSAVESTGSTGVGKSLISDDDLKSTFAADSPAGVSISLAEAGQTSRDIDLSPGQPLQPNQPTGNLGVIGRRNGTDLGAIGDSFTASSSSINPSGVRDQLYNLQMLEAAHYKLPLPRDSERPRAYTPRHPTITPSSYPQTQAPIVNNPAFWERVGLEPFGTDTLFYAFYYQQNTYQQYLAAKELKKQSWRYHKKYNTWFQRHEEPKVATDEYEQGTYVYFDFHIANDDLQHGWCQRIKTEFTFEYNYLEDELLV